In Aegilops tauschii subsp. strangulata cultivar AL8/78 chromosome 3, Aet v6.0, whole genome shotgun sequence, one genomic interval encodes:
- the LOC109780316 gene encoding calcium-dependent protein kinase 3, with product MGNCCRSPAAAAREDVKSSHFPASAAARKNKPHQPRSGAAGTGGGGGQKRLAVLGEEGCDFIGGIDDKYLLDRELGRGEFGVTYLCVDRDTKEQLACKSISKRKLRTPVDVEDVRREVAIMRHLPRSHSIVALREACEDEGAVHLVMELCEGGELFDRIVARGHYTERAAANVTRTIVEVVQLCHRHGVIHRDLKPENFLFANKKENSPLKAIDFGLSIFFKPGEKFSEIVGSPYYMAPEVLKRNYGPEIDIWSAGVILYILLCGVPPFWAETEQGVAQAILRGNIDFKREPWPNVSENAKDLVRRMLEPDPKLRLTAKQVLEHHWLQNAKKAPNVPLGDIVKSRLKQFSRMNRFKRRALRVIADHLSAEEVEDIKEMFKAMDTDNDGIVSCEELKSGIAKFGSHLAESEVQMLIEAVDTNGKGVLDYAEFLAVSLHLQRMANDEHLRRAFLFFDKDGNGYIEPDELREALKDDGAADSMEVVNDILQEVDTDKDGKISYDEFVAMMKTGTDWRKASRHYSRGRFNSLSMKLVKDGSVKLGVE from the exons ATGGGCAACTGCTGCCgctcgccggccgccgccgcgcggGAGGACGTCAAGTCCTCGCACTtccccgcctccgccgccgccaggaAGAATAAGCCGCACCAGCCCCGGAGCGGCGCCGCGGGGACCGGCGGGGGAGGCGGGCAGAAGCGGCTGGCCGTGCTGGGCGAGGAGGGGTGCGACTTCATCGGCGGGATCGACGACAAGTACCTGCTGGACCGGGAGCTGGGGCGCGGCGAGTTCGGGGTGACGTACCTCTGCGTCGACCGGGACACCAAGGAGCAGCTCGCCTGCAAGTCCATCTCCAAGCGCAAGCTGCGCACCCCCGTGGACGTGGAGGACGTGCGGCGGGAGGTGGCCATCATGCGCCACCTGCCCCGGAGCCACAGCATCGTGGCCCTGCGGGAGGCGTGCGAGGACGAGGGCGCCGTGCACCTCGTCATGGAGCTCTGCGAGGGCGGCGAGCTCTTCGACCGCATCGTCGCCAGGGGCCACTACACGGAGCGCGCCGCCGCCAACGTCACCCGCACCATCGTCGAGGTCGTGCAGCTCTGCCACCGCCACGGCGTCATCCACCGGGACCTCAAGCCCGAGAACTTCCTCTTCGCCAACAAGAAGGAGAACTCGCCGCTCAAGGCCATCGATTTCGGCCTCTCCATTTTCTTCAAGCCCG GTGAAAAGTTTTCAGAAATTGTTGGAAGCCCTTATTACATGGCTCCCGAAGTATTGAAGAGAAACTATGGACCGGAAATAGACATATGGAGTGCCGGGGTTATCTTATATATTTTACTATGTGGAGTTCCTCCATTTTGGGCCG AGACCGAACAAGGGGTAGCACAAGCTATTCTTCGTGGAAATATCGATTTTAAGCGGGAACCCTGGCCTAATGTATCGGAAAATGCTAAAGATTTGGTTCGACGTATGTTGGAACCAGATCCAAAGCTCAGGTTAACTGCAAAGCAGGTTCTTG AGCACCATTGGCTTCAAAATGCTAAGAAAGCTCCAAATGTTCCTCTTGGCGATATTGTCAAGTCAAGGCTTAAGCAATTTTCGAGAATGAATAGATTCAAAAGAAGAGCTCTAAGA GTCATCGCTGATCATTTGTCAGCTGAGGAAGTTGAGGATATAAAGGAGATGTTTAAGGCAATGGATACTGACAATGATGGCATTGTCTCTTGTGAAGAATTGAAGAGTGGGATAGCAAAATTTGGCTCTCACCTTGCGGAATCAGAAGTGCAGATGCTTATTGAAGCT GTGGATACAAACGGTAAAGGAGTACTAGATTATGCCGAATTTCTAGCTGTCTCTCTTCATCTGCAAAGGATGGCAAATGACGAGCACCTTCGGCGGGCCTTCTTATTCTTCGACAAGGATGGCAATGGTTACATCGAGCCGGACGAGCTTCGAGAGGCTCTGAAGGATGACGGAGCAGCTGATAGCATGGAAGTTGTGAATGACATACTGCAAGAAGTTGACACCGATAAG GATGGCAAAATTAGCTACGACGAATTCGTGGCGATGATGAAGACGGGCACAGACTGGAGAAAGGCATCACGGCACTACTCGAGAGGCAGATTCAACAGCCTTAGCATGAAGCTTGTGAAGGACGGTTCCGTCAAATTGGGCGTGGAGTAA
- the LOC109780314 gene encoding jasmonate-induced oxygenase 2 produces MADCMQEWPEPIVRVQAVAESGLAAIPGCYVKPPRDRPAQQHLAAAANALREPSDDSIPVIDLGELLAAGDGRIDGLITEAVAAACRDWGFFQVVNHGVAPELMRAVREAWRGFFRLPISAKQQYANQPRTYEGYGSRVGVQKGGPLDWGDYYFLHLAPEAAKSPDKYWPTNPAICKEVSEEYGREVTRLCEVLMKVLSASLGLEEARFQEAFGGAECGACLRANYYPRCPQPDLTLGLSAHSDPGVLTVLLADEHVRGLQVRRADGEWVTVQPVRDDAFIVNVGDQIQILSNSVYKSVEHRVIVNAKEERISLALFYNPKGDVPIAPAAELVRPDRPSLYPPMTFDEYRVYIRKNGPRGKAQLEGFKGQAVPGTGNK; encoded by the exons ATGGCGGACTGCATGCAGGAGTGGCCGGAGCCGATCGTGCGCGTGCAGGCGGTCGCCGAGAGCGGCCTGGCCGCCATCCCGGGCTGCTACGTCAAGCCGCCGCGCGACCGCCCGGCGCAGCAGCAcctggccgccgccgccaacgccCTCCGCGAGCCCTCCGACGACAGCATTCCGGTCATCGACCTCGGCGAGCTCCTCGCGGCCGGCGACGGCCGCATCGACGGCCTGATCACCGAGGCCGTGGCGGCGGCGTGCCGGGACTGGGGGTTCTTCCAGGTGGTGAACCACGGGGTGGCGCCGGAGCTGATGCGCGCGGTGCGGGAGGCCTGGCGCGGCTTCTTCCGGCTGCCCATCTCGGCCAAGCAGCAGTACGCCAACCAGCCGCGGACGTACGAGGGGTACGGCAGCCGGGTGGGCGTCCAGAAGGGCGGGCCCCTCGACTGGGGGGACTACTACTTCCTCCACCTCGCGCCGGAGGCCGCCAAGAGCCCCGATAAGTACTGGCCGACCAACCCCGCCATCTGCAA GGAGGTGTCGGAGGAGTACGGGCGGGAGGTGACGAGGCTGTGCGAGGTGCTGATGAAGGTGCTGTCGGCGAGCCTGGGGCTGGAGGAGGCGAGGTTCCAGGAGGCGTTCGGCGGGGCCGAGTGCGGCGCGTGCCTGCGCGCCAACTACTACCCGCGGTGCCCGCAGCCGGACCTCACGCTCGGCCTCTCGGCGCACTCCGACCCGGGCGTCCTCACCGTGCTCCTCGCCGACGAGCACGTCCGCGGCCTGCAGGTCCGCCGCGCCGACGGCGAGTGGGTCACCGTGCAGCCCGTCCGCGACGACGCCTTCATCGTCAACGTCGGCGACCAGATCCAG ATATTGAGCAACTCTGTGTACAAGAGCGTGGAGCACCGGGTGATCGTGAACGCCAAGGAGGAGCGCATCTCCCTCGCGCTCTTCTACAACCCGAAAGGCGATGTCCCGATAGCTCCGGCGGCGGAGCTGGTGAGGCCGGACCGGCCGTCCCTCTACCCCCCGATGACCTTCGACGAGTACAGGGTGTACATAAGGAAGAACGGGCCCAGGGGCAAGGCGCAGCTGGAGGGTTTCAAGGGCCAAGCCGTCCCTGGAACTGGAAACAAATAA